The Mustela erminea isolate mMusErm1 chromosome 10, mMusErm1.Pri, whole genome shotgun sequence genomic sequence AACGAATTGAATGAGAGACATTTGCTCCAACAACTACCCAGGTCTGGTGTGGGAGGAAAGCACCAAAAAAATGCTTCTGCCTCCCAAAGTCTTGCCCATCCGCCCAACACAGTGCCTACCGTTCCCCATCACCACACAGCCTAGCCTTGCACGTCTTCTGGAATCCAGAGGAGGTGCCGCCTCCTCCATGAAGCTTTCCCAGATGTTGTCAGCCAGTCATTTTGTTGGCCCCAAGCGCCAAAGCCACCTCATCACACCTCTTTCCCGCATTCTTCACATGTACTCAGCCTTCCGCTCAAGTTATGGGCAGGCACATCTCATTTCCCCAGCAATGTGGACGCCGCACTCCCTAAGAGCCAGGCATGTTTGATTGCCTCTTGCGTCCATCCCACGGCCTTCACTCAGTAATACTCAAAAAATATGTTTGAGAAAGAAGTCAAGTCTCCCCATGCTCCTCAGGGCACTGTGTCTCCAGAAAGTCCTGTTAAAATTCTCCAGAAGGCGCACCTGGAATCAATTTGCCCTACTAAGACATGAGCACGGAGTGTTTTACCCACTTGACAAAGTGTCACCAAGCAGAGCTCATGGAAGAGATCCAGCATAGGGAAGTTTGGGTGGAAAAGAGATATTTAGAGCCACAGCAGTGCCAGAGCTACGTACAGAGGATGGGTCTCTGGCCCTGAGAAGGATTCAGAGAGTGTGGCCAAGGaagggttgggggtaggggcatGACGCCTTGGGTCCAGCAGCAGAGTTGTCCTCCCCGCGctgctccccagggcctggcaggctGGGACATAGGGGACTggttccctttctctcccacagAACATCTGGGGCTGCATCAGACATAACGGTCTGGTAAAGAAAATTGTTATGGAAATATGTAACCGTGAGACGTTATCAAAGGCGTCTTTAAAGTCCCTCTTCAGCCCCCAGCCCAGTGGAGGGGATTGGAAATTGGAAAACTGGGAGACAATCACAGGACCATCAAAGTGGCCGAAATTCAATCCAATCTGCGGGGTTGGGGACGGCTAGcagacccctgccccagcccagaagGCTGCAAACCCACTGTTTAAAAACCAAATCAACAGCATCATCAGATCCGGGTCTGGAGCAAACAAACGGCGCCCACAAAGGCTTCCCTGGATTTCCCTTGCGTTGGGGAAATCTGAGAAGGGAGGCCCTGGGGAGGCGCCTAGCCCTGGGAAGGCTCCCAACTTCCAGAGCTTctatctcctcctccccacctaccccacccccagcctgggctcGGGCTCTCGGGCTCTTTGTCTCGGTCCCTCCCGAATATTCTCTTCTTCCTAGacattttgagtttctttctccttccgtctgtctctcttcttcatctctctttctacatttttttctaagagtgtttgtctctctctcgTCTTCTCTCTAAGGCTCCCCTTTGTCATCTGTCTTCTCGTgacatttccatcttttttgtgtctttcagCATCTGTCTCCTTACATTGTgtcttcattcttctctcttttttctttctctctctccctccctccctttcctccacaaCAACCACCTCATTTCCTTGGCCTCTCTTTAATTTTTCGGCCCCTTTTTCTGCCAATAGATTTCCTGTAATTTCAGACTACGCATGAGGTGAAATCCTCTTTGATCCGTAGTTACGAGCGCAAGTTCTGGGTATTTCCCCCAGGTCTCCAAACACACACTGGCCCTCCATGCGAGCCCACATAGGGACTCTTCTCGCATCTCCCAGCACCAGGAACCCTGTGTTGCTGCCATAGAACTGGGCCAGCACATACAGGCACCCGGAATAGACATGTGGCTTTACCTAGGAGCTGGCTCTCTAGACATGGAAATCTATGTCTGGAGGGGCAGAATACTACAGCGCATAAAACTGATACACGCAGAACACTTCCTTAATTTACAATGATTTTTTATTTGGGATGAGAGAAAAAGACTGTAATTTTGCTACTAATACAGTTCTCCGTATTTATCTTCGAGACGTGAGGGTTTATCGCACATTTCCTGTGGCCCTGACCTCGGAAGCCTCTGTTAGATTGCAGGTTTGTGATCCCACGAGAGCCCAAGGCGCGCGTCTGGCTGGAAACAGCCCGGAGATTCACTCCTGCAGAGTCTCCCAGGGACCACGAGAAGAAAGCTCCATTTTGAGCCATTCACCTTAGAAGAATCATTTCGGGAACGGAAAGGGGAACGCACCCGTCTGTTTCTCGAAAAAATGGAACTGCGAAAGGGCAGGAGAAAACGAAAGCAGAGGCTGGGCAGCCGCCGCGGGAGCCTGCAGGGCAGGGGGCGGACCTCCGATGCGACGCGGCCACCCGGGGGCCGGGTGGACCTGCCGCCCTGAGAGGCGGCCGGGACGCGAGCCGCAGCGGCGGGTTCGGAGCAGCGGGCAGCGGCCGCCCGTCGGGCCACGTGTCCGTCGCGGACCCCGGCGAGCTGGCTCTCTGCTAGCGCGTTTCCTCGGCCCGCCGCCTCCGGCTCGGCTCCCGGCCCCTCGGGCCGCGCGGCAGACAACCTGTGAGCTGCGGTCAGTTTACCAGGCCTCAAGTTCACGGGCACTGCATCCGTCCGGCCCGCGTGCGCCCTGGCCCCGCTCGGCCCTGGGCCGCGGTGCCGGAGTCCGAGGCCCCCGCTGGAGAGAAGAATGCGCCGGGCAGCCTGGGGCTCCATCTTCGGGGCTCCCCGAGCCCCGGGGCCCGCGGCGATCCCGGAAGAAACCAAGCGCCTGTTCCCTTTGATCTGGTTTTATAGAGATTTGATGTTGACATTAAACTTTGAATGCTTTTATCtatttcaatctctctctcattctcattttGGGAGGGGATTCCTGGGCCCGCGGCAATCTCCGCGGGCGGGACTCGGGCACCGGGATCAGCAGGTCCAGAGGCACGAgggtgcagggggcgggggtgggggtgtgatgCTGGGCACagcccccacccacacccacacccaccctctCGCTTGGAGtacacccacccctgccccgctcGTGCGCCCCGCCGCTCTCTGCTCTCCGCAAGGCGGGTGCGGGAGGCCAGCGCGGGATGCAGGAGTGATGGACAGAACACGTCTCCCGGGGGGCGCAGGACTGCGCGCTGCGCTGCCGCTGCCGAGGGACTGGGCGCCGCCGCCGCGCCTCGGTCCTCCCTCCGCAGCCCCCAGACCCATGCTGAGAGACTGAATTACTTTCAGGTGTGGaccacttaataaaataaatcttccgGGTCAGGAGGCAAGTTTCCAGGATCCCAACTCAAATCAGCAGACTTCACATTTAGAAAGAAGGGCTTCCCTAAAATCCACTAAGCTTTTTGTggagcaggaggaaaggaggtTCAGGAACACAGGGTGTCTCTTCCTGGGCTGATACTGTCCTTAACTGGGTGGGGGGATCCAGCGGGgcgctctctttgtctctttcccaGTTGCTCCTTGGGCTCTAGCCCTCTTCTCACTCATTACTTGGGAACCGAATCAACCGTCTTGAGATCAAATCACCATGTAACCGCCAGAGCCCTCCGGTGCAGCGGGAAGACCCAGTGGAAACAGAAAGCTGTCTTCCTCTCgctcacttctttctctctccttttctcccttgtcTCCATCATCCATTGCCCAATGGTTCTCTTGATCTGAGATTTCCAAATCCAGTTTTGCAACACCCCAGGGAAACTCCAATTATCTCTAGGGCTTTGTGAAATgctcaaaatgaaataaacttcaATTAACTTTAATTACTTAACTGCAGGTTACGGACCCCTAGTTGGGCAGGAGAAGCTGAGGAGGATGTTGGGGAATCAAGCAAACCACCCTGCTCTCTTGAAGCTTAGGAATTCCAGCTTCAAAAACTTCAGGGCTCAAGAAAGGATCCTGGATGCAGGCAAAGAAAACCAAGTTCCCAGGAGGTCACGGCCTTAGTTTAAGCAAGGTTTGGAGCCAGGGAAGGCTCTCTCTGACTGAAGGCgggctcctccccccaccatctAGCCAACCATCTCCACGGAGGCCCTTGCAGGAGGaagggagcccgtttctccccCACTCTAATGCCACCTACAATTCTGCCCCAAGGTCTAATTGACCCTGGACACCGCGGTTCTTTGACCGTTTGAATTCAGACCACAACAGAAGTCTTACACGGACTTTCCAGGAACTGAGGCCGATACAAACACTGTCAAGGTTCTGCTCTTGTAGAAGAGTTACTCACCCAGAAGTCTCCAAGACCTCCTCAGTCCTCACACCACTGGCTTCAGAACACTGCCCTTCTCCTGAGCTCAGGGATGGGAGCCCCAAGAGGTGACCAGATGGCTGTGACGGAGGGCAGCTCACTCTCCCGGTGTCTGACAGGAGCCCACATGTTTCCCTTACAGAGAACAAATCTGCCCCATTAAAGCGTTACTCCGTTGGGGAAAACAAGGAGGCAATATTGGAAACATGCTGGGCCCAGTGCAGGAGCTGCTGGGAAGGGGAGGCAAGTCTTCCCAGGGCAGCCAGTGAAGGCCAGTGGGCGAAACTAATCCTACCACCTCCACCCGCACTTGGccctgcagacagagggagggattATTGACCAAAACATCTGCAGGGAGCAAGCCTGTGGGGCTGGTGGTGTAGTTACAGACAGAGCatctggggacagagaggggaagaaggtgcTGGTgacttggggggcggggggggggggagacgtGGCTGGGCTGAGTTTGAGGCCCCACTGGAGAGTCCACTTCCCAGAACCTGAACTTTATAGCAAATAACTCCATGGTCTGAGCCCCAGCAACACCGCTGATCTAAATAGCTtattaacaaatggaaaatatataaacataacaaTTGCCtctaagaaaaaatttattaaacacCCCCCAcgttatttgcaaaataaatagcTGAGAACATATGGGTGAGGGGGGAAGTGGCTGTGTCCTAATTAGCTATATGCTCTTGGCAAAGGTTCCCTCTCTCGGCCTCCCTtgcctcatttttaaatgaagatgacAGCCTAGATCAGCCGCAGTCACGCTGAAGACGCCATCAGTATCGGccggaaaaaaataaaaagtgtcaaAACAAAGTTTGCTGGGTCGCACCCCCAGGACTTTTTGGCTTGGAAGATCTGGGGCAAGGCCGATCATTTGCCTTTCTAGCAAGTTCCTTGATGCTGCTGCTGCCGGGCCAAGGACCATCGTAAGGTTTAGGTGATGCCCATCCTGATCTAGCATTCTGTTCTATCGCAACGCCCCGTCCGTCCCCCTCACCTGTTGGGAACCAAATACGAGAGGCTTGATGTTTCTATATTCTCAAGCTTGTACCCCGTCATGGGGACAGAATAAATCTTTCAACTGGCCAGCGTGGGCTGATGGTCCTGCCCCCTGAGGGATTCCTGACCCCTCCGAGCGGCGCCTGTATTCCAGTCTGAATTAACCCCAGCTGCCTGACTGCAGGGCCTCACTCTCCCCACGGTGGCTAACACTGATTTCCCTTTGTACCAAGCTGGGCTGGGCCTAATCCTAACCAAATCCCAAGCAGGCCTGTTGTGTAGAGGGCTGCCTTTGGAGGGGCTGGCAGGAGCCCAGGGTACATCTTCGGGCCCCCAAGACAGGCTGGTGTCTGCGAAACACttgccccaacacacacacacacacacgcgcacatgcacacacacacgcacatgcacacagtTTGCCACACGCGGAACCCCCGGTCGTCAGGAGAACTAGTTTTACTTTGATGTACCTCTCGCTGCACATTTGTTTCAGCTCCTCTCCTGGAGCCACGGCCTTATTTATCTTCTTGGCATGGGTTCTTAGAATCCTTCCATTCAGGCAGCAGCAAAATCACTCAGCTCCACTGTTTTACGGAGTTTATCAAACAGCAAAATATCCGGTCTCTTTGTCCAATGGATCTGGTGTGAATGTGCTTACAGAGCTGCTTTTCCCAGACGTCCTGGGGTCTGTGTGTGGTTACAGACGCCCTCCCCTGCATGGACCCCGCCAAATCCAGGGCTTGCCTGTTTCGGCTGCAAGGGGCCCCCAAAGCAGATGCAGGGCTTTGAGGCTTCTCCCAAATAGGGATACCCAGTCACACATATTCCACACATGCACGCCCTGTGTTCACACCCCACCAGCAGAGCCTCCGACTCCCACAGCAGACCAACGCCTCCCGATGCCCCCACCAGACCCCAGGTCTGGCACAGCACCCCCACGCCCCAAGGGCAGGAGCTGCTTCTAAAATCATTACTGTCACCTCAATCCCAAAGACCTCTTTGGAGAGAGCAACCTTCCCCGAAGCCGAGGGCTTGGGCTCTCCACTCCCATTTAAAGGGACCAAGTGTTTCATAATCTGTCTAGATTGACTCAAAACAGCTGCAGGCCTGGTCTTCTCCACTGTCCTCTACCCAGCGCCCAAAGCATCCTGCTCGTTCCCTGGGAATCATGCCCACCCCAGCATGCCTATGTCCTGTGTATGCCTAGTGCTGTCCCCAGGAGGGTGCCGATCACAGGATTCCGGGGCCTGGCAAGCCCACGGAAAGACTTCCTCCCTCAGCCCCCGAAGTCCAGAGAGTAGCCTTGACTTTGCAGTCGACAATGTGTAGGGAGTGAAGGGCCCCTTTCCGGATGGACGTCTGCCTCAGGGGTTCCACATGTCCCCTGAAGACATATCCCTGTGCCCTCCTCTCTGCAGCTGCTGGTCGTCCATACACCACACCCCCGTCCCAACGGCAATATGTCTGTCACTTCTTCTCACTAAAAACACCTCTTCCCTCAGCCACACCTCAGTTCAGGCCTTAGGCACCTCATGCCAGGACCACTCTCTTACACGACACGCTGTGTCCCCTTGTCCTATGTGCCACTGctaccttgggcaagtgactgaCTCTCTCGGTGCCAgagttttctcagctgtaaaatagAGACAGCAGTACTTAGCTCATAAGAAGGTTAgacttcgggcgcctgggtggctcagttgtttgggtgtctgcctttggctcagctcatgatcccgggacaacgggatcgaggcccgcattgggctccttgctcatcagggagtctgcttctccttctgaccctccctcctctcatgctctctctctctcattctctctctcaaataaataaataaaacctttaaaaaaaaaaaaaaaaagaaggttagaCTTCACTAAGACAGTGTGCTTAAAGAGCCTGGCCCATagtaactgctcaataaatgttagatagCATCGCTACTATTATTCTGCTCAGGCCACCCAAATTCTCTTCCTACAACACAGCTCTCCTTCTCCTGCTAAATAACAGCAACCATAATAATACTAACACTTACCAAACACTTATTCAGGGCCAGGCCTCCTGCAAGGTCTTCTCCCTACTACCCACTGGCTCCCgctctctaaaaagaaagaaggctcCCTTTTCCACACCTGCCACATTCTGGTCTTGCCCAGCCCATCTCTGTCACACCTGCTGCTCCTTCACACAGCCTTCTGCTGGAGGCAGCCAAGTGCCACGTGCTCAGACGCACAGTGTCCACTTGACCTGGGCTCAGCAactgccctcccctccatctGTCCAGATCCTTCACATCTTGTCAGGCTGAACTCTGAACTCTCTAAGGGCTCTCTGCACGGGGGAGTGTCCATTTGCAATGGTCCCCAGGGTTGTGCAGTTGAGAGTCTGGCCCAGGGTGCTGATATGCTCGCGACCATGCAGTGGTTTTCTTCTCCACCAGGAAGTGACTCGGAATACACCGCGCCTTCCTGCTCATGTCTGGTCCTCCGCCAGGACAGCCTGTCTCACACTTAGCAAACATCCTCATATTCCTGGGGTATTGGTCATGTGTCCCAATCTCGTATCCCCCAGAGAAAATAAAGCTAGTAAGAAGGATTCACCCAGAATTTGGAGTGGGGTGCATTTTTAGCCCCGCACCCTCCAATTTTGCCCAGTGTGGTCTCTACCCCATGCAGTGCTCAGATCCACCGAACAGCCAGAGGGAAAGCAAGCACAGCCCTCATCTGTCCAAGGTGACTCAAGGCAGCACAGCACGCTGGAGAGGGCGTAAGCTGATTAGGGCACCTGCCTGGGAGTCCCTCCTGGTTCCATCATTGAGGAAGTGTTTGACACCTTGGACAACTGACTTCATTCTCTGAGTTCTGTATTATTAATTAGGAAATAGAAATGATAGCATCTACCTCCCAGGTGCGTTCTATGCCGTTTTAAAGAGTAGACTGTCCGGCTAAGGCTTAAGTCATAGTGGGCTCTGAACACTGCCCCCAGCTCCTGATCATTCAGTTCAAGGTCGAAGGTCGGTGTTccccttgctaagcagagagcaaTGCAAACAGGATATTCTAGTACCCTGCTCAGGGAAaaggtgagcctgcttccttccttcaccCACATGAATGAAGAGCCTGGGGGAGCTCAGAGATCAGCTCACTGTCCTAAGGGAGCCCCTAGGAGTCTGTGTGTTGTGGCCACTGACGCCCAGGGTACAGAAAAGACCAGGGTATACCTCATCCCCATATCCTTCAGTCTCCCTCAGGATAGGCAGTGAGTATGGCTCTCCCTACCCACTGGGCTTTGCCACTTGccttccaggctccctgctccccaagaGCCTCTTCTTAGCTCATTGATGTAGACAGTCTTTCTGAGCCAACATGTGGCCTTCGAGCCTCCCCACAGAGTCTCATGTGTGAATCCCAGCCGCGCTCCACAGCTGTGGGATCCGGGCAGTTTTCCGAGCTTGTCTGTGGTCATCAGCCCCCACGATGGCCCCACACTGGTGGGATCCTCTCAGTCAGAACCAATCAGAACTGTGTAGTCAGTCCAATATGGCCAAAGCATGCGTTCGTGCATGCGTGCGTGTATCCCAAGGCTGGGTCGTAAACGACACTGCACCTTGATTGTTGGCTGTGGGGAAAGCCAGCTGCCAGGTTGTGAGGACACCCAAGCAGCCAGGGGGAGAGGCCCCCCCAACGGGTGGAACTGGGGCCTCCCATCAATACCCAATACCTACCTGCCCACTGTGGGAGCGAGCCACCATGGAAATCCATCCTGCAGCCCACACCAAGCCCTAGAGTCCTGCAGCCCAACCAGTATCTGAGTTGGGGTTGTGAGACTCCCCAAGACACACCATTCAGCCAAGCTGCTCCTGACTATTGTTGTGCTAAGCCCAGCGAGTTTTGGGGTGATTTGCTAAGTAGTATTAGAAAACTGACACACAGGCcaatctccatttcttcatttgttaaaatgGGAATGTTAATGCCAGCTGCGTAACAACGTGAAGATGTGAGGAGGTGGTGTTTTCCTGGCACACTGTAGGTGCTCGGTGAGCGGTGGGCGTTGTTATTACCCagcccaccccctctcctccccagctgaCTCCAGAGGAGGCCAGGCAGAGGCTGTTTGAGCCTTGACACTTGCTTTTCTCCCAGTCCCTCCTAAAGCTCAGACCCAGTGttcgcgcactctctctcttgccAGCGCAGAAGCAGACCCTGGACTGGAGTGGGTGTCTCTGTGACATGGTGGTGAGCTCCTTCCAGAACTCTGGGGTGGGTCCCACTCCCATCTCTAAGGGTGTTCAATGGTGTATGTTTGCATTTCCTTTGAAGGGCCCCAGATGTGCTAATTACATACTTGTTAGCCCCGTAAAAACAACAAATCTGGAATCTACACTCTGGAACCAATGGATTTCCTGCTGAAATGAGTTCAAGAGGTGCCCCGGCCAGCATTCCCAGGAAGAGCCAGAGCTCTGCTACAGAAGGGTCTCAGGGATCGCGGCGCTCAACCTGCCGCACACAGCTCCTCCGCCCTCCGCCAACTCTCCAACCTCAGGGCGCCCAGCAGTTAGATGGGCATGTtgttctgctgcttctctgcagGCTTTCTTACTGCCTGCCTGCTAGACATGGGTCGTGTGCCCCCTTAACGTCACGGAAATTCTGGGCCCTAGGGCTTGCTCCCTCTCATCTGCCACTTGCAGACCCAATGCTTAAAACCGGGCTTCGCAGACAGACACGGTGCACGGTGGATGTCTCTGGAACCATCTTGCCCTCCCCCTGGAGTCTCTCTTGATTCGGGTGGAcacctcccctctgtctctctttctcccacttcaGCCCAGACTCTTCCTGCCCTGGCCCGAGCAATTCAACAAATGCATGTTCCTTTGCAAACgtggcttcttcctctttcccaccaCAGGGCTGTTCTCTCTGgatgccctctctccctgcccactCCGCACCCCCTTCCCTGCTAAGCCCCACTTGACTTTCTACCTGGAAGTGTCCCATGACCAGCTACCCCCAGCCCAAAGCTGGGACAGGTGCCCATCTCATGGCCTCCATGGCCCCTGTGCTTCCTGCCAGCACAACACAGCCTGTGATCTAAGTGCCCATTGCTCTGTGTGTCCCCTGCCAGCCTGGAAAAGCCTTATCCTCCTTGTCAGAGTAAGGCTCCTGTCCTCCGACTCAGTCCTTGTTGTGCAGCCCTCCTGTCTGGCACAGGGCAGGCACTCAGTACAGGCTCGACAAATAAAGAGGCAGCGTGTCAACTTATCAGTGTGCTAGAATTGCCAAGAAGTCCAAATCTGCCTCCTTCTGCTTTACACGAAGAAAGAGTTCATCAGAAACTCTCCCATAAAATGACTCCTGGCCTGCGTTGGCATTTGCCACAGACCCCGTTTACCTTCACACAAAGGCAATAAGGCAGCCATCAGGCCAGACCAGGCACTCAGGACACATCCCAGACACAGGACCCCCCCCCAACTCCATTCACTGCCCCCATCCCAACCCAACcccagggaggtgggcagagagcataagcagagaaATATAGGTTCAGGGTGGAGTCAGGCTCAAACACCATCTGTCTAAACACAGTTCTGTTCATTCCAGCAAAGCTGAACTACAAAATCACTGCTCTCGTCTTCcaggggagaaactgaggcatggacaGGTTAAGTGACTGTCCCAAGGAAAGAGATCAAATGAACAGAAGAGCGAAAATAGCTTCCCAATGTCCCCGAAATTTCACCCCTAAGCCCAGACTGCAGCCTGGATTGTCAGCCCAGGATTCTGGGTCTCCGCAACACaaatctccccacccccttccttctttcttttaaatatcatgGGTGAGGAGGAAGCAGCGGATCTGAGGGTTTATTTACCATTCCTTAGCCTGACCTTCCAGGAAGAATGTCACTAATGAGAAACAATCTCCTTGGGCTCCCAAACCCAGAATTTTCATAGGGATCAGTCTAGGATTTCAGAGCCTAAACAGGACAAGGGCAGTACTAACGGTCTTCCCTtcgagggggaaaaaaaaaaagaagcaactgaGTCTTTCCTGTCTGAAAGGAAGGTTTGTCTATGTCAGATCTGAGGTGACATTTTTCCCATTGTTCCGACCCCTTTCGGATATCCACTGGGGAAACGGGATGTGGTGTAGGCTGAGGGATGTCGAAAATGAGAGAGCGGGAGTTGGGGCTCCTTCTCTGATTCTAGAACCCATCTCCCAGGTGAGGCTAGACATCAGGAACTCCACTCTTGAGACCAGGTTCCATCCTAACTCAAACCCCAATGCCGATTTTGTCGTCAGGGAGGAGACTTTTCCAAGTGTCTGCCCCACAAAGGCAGGAGGCACGTCTAGTATCTCAGTGCCCGCACACGTGCCTGCCACACAGTAGGTCCTCCcagggaatgaataaatgaggcgATTGGCTGGTGAAGAACAGCTGCCTAGACACAGTCAGTAAGTACCGTTGTTATTTTAGGAGTGGTTTTTCTCAGCAGGTGGGAAGTTAGTTGGTGTTGTTGCTTTAAGGTTTTTCATGTGATCGGGATCATCGCGTCAGTTCTCACTTACTCCACGGATCATACAGCAGTGACAGATGCTACCACAACGCATGCGGCCATCAAACAGCAGGCATGGGGAACTCACACATTCTCTTAAGACACTGCCCCACATCTGGCCGTACCAGTGGGTTGTAAAACCTCTCAGGTGCTCGAAGCTCTGTCTCGTTTGGTCTCAGCTTAGCAGAAACCACCCTGTACCTACTGTCCCAGCCACCCTGGCTACCCCCGCATGAGGGGTGGGGTGTCTCAGTAAAGTGCCACTCTGTGGGCAGGAAGGCGGCGCTGTGGTTCCACCTTGGACCACCTCTGTCCCTAGTCCACTCTGGCCTTGACTTCCTTTTCAGGGAAAAGTCCCAACCTTCCTCCAGAAACATGAGGGTGTGCACTGGACGATTTCAACTTTGTCATATTAGCCAAAGAAGAAGGACCAAGAGGTGCTCTGTGTCAGGTGCGGGACCACAGATATGGGCATCAATTCTGATTCTGCCATGAAGTGGCCTTGGCCACCCTAGACAAATGGCTCCCTTCTGTGGCCTCAgtctcttctctgtaaaatggggataataattgtGCCTGCTTCTTGGATTGGGGAGGATTAAATAAACCCGTGTCTGTAGGATACATGAGAGAGTGGCTGACATGCAGGAAGACGTATCAGCCATTGCTTTTATCTGTAAGATGAGGGCCCCTGTGGTACTCCAGGATCTCTCAGCCCTCGTAAGGGGCAATTCCACGAGTGccacttttgtgttttctatgtgCCTCTGCCCCATCAAACTCTCCCCAGATCTCATAGAGGTAAAGAGTTTGCAACGGGATGGTTTGAAACGGGAAAAAGAAAGCGTACCCTGCCTCAAATGATCCTGGGAGAAAAAGCCATCCAGAGGGCAATTCTATCTACCCATCCGATCTGAATGAAAGCTGGGGTTCTCTTCAGCCTCAGTTCAACTGGCAGCATGGAAAATGGTTCTGGTCAGAGAGCAGGGAATGGCAGGAGGAGCTTCTGGGCTTGGGCAGGGCTGTGGGTCTCTAGGTCTGTCTGATCAGGCCCAGCCTCTAGCCCACTCAGCCCCCGGGGTCAGGAACCTTCCACCAATTGCCGTCTCTTGGATATCATAATGGCAATAATAATCTCATGAACTAACACCCATCAAAACATCAGCGAGTCTCCAACAGCCTTTGTCCACGTGCACAGCCCATTTTTTacaacaaggaaactgaggctgagaaagtTTTATCACCTGAGGCAAAACACTTGGCCTTTAAGCCCGGCTTAAACTGTTGGTGATGTTTTTCCTGCATCCTCTGTGCATCTGTCTCACTAAGCTGCTCCATTCCTTTGTGGAACAGAAGTGGCGTCCTGCGTGGGCGCGAACATCGTCCCGGAGAGTCAAAATATCCACAGCCCCAAACCCAAGAACTATCGGAAAACCTTCCTAATAA encodes the following:
- the LOC116568278 gene encoding uncharacterized protein LOC116568278, with amino-acid sequence MEPQAARRILLSSGGLGLRHRGPGPSGARAHAGRTDAVPVNLRPGKLTAAHRLSAARPEGPGAEPEAAGRGNALAESQLAGVRDGHVARRAAAARCSEPAAAARVPAASQGGRSTRPPGGRVASEVRPLPCRLPRRLPSLCFRFLLPFRSSIFSRNRRVRSPFRSRNDSSKVNGSKWSFLLVVPGRLCRSESPGCFQPDARLGLSWDHKPAI